AAACTTACTACGAAAAAAATGCTATTTCATACTTGCAGGATGAAACTGAAACAATGACGCGTGCTATCATCGTTGCCGATCCAGGTATGCTTCAATTTGGTTTTGTTGACACTGTCCTTGCTCAGCTATCCCTTCGGGATGAAAAAGTCGCAACTTCAATTTATGGTACTATCAAACCAGATCCAACACTCGGTCAGACTATTGAAATTGCTAGACAAATGCGTGACTTCAAACCAGATACTGTTATTGCAGTTGGTGGCGGTTCTGCCCTTGATGCAGCCAAAATTGCGCGTTATATCTATGAATATTCGTTGGATCAAGAAGCAGATTTCCTTGATAGTTATGAAAAAGTCAGTGAGCTCTTCCTTGAATTGCAGCAAAAATTCATTGATATTCGTAAGCGGATTGTTCGCTTCAAGCATCAGACAGTGACTCGTCTCTTCTGTATCCCAACAACATCTGGTACGGGTTCAGAAGTGACACCTTATGCCGTTATTACTGATGATTTCACACACGTGAAATACCCATTGACTGATTATGAATTGACACCGCAAGTTGCTATTGTTGATCCAGAATTTGTCATGACAGTGCCTAAACGTACCGTAGCTCTTTCAGGACTTGATACTTTGTCACATGCTCTTGAATCTTACGTATCTGTTATGGCATCTGATTTCACACGTCCATGGTCTATGGAAGCTATCAGATTGGTTATCGAAAACTTGGAAGATTCTTATAACTTTGATCCTAAGAATCCAACACTTCGTGGAGAACAAGCACGTGAAAACATGCATTATGCAGCAACTTTAGCAGGTATGGCCTTCTCAAATGCCTTCCTTGGAATTAACCACTCACTCGCCCACAAGACTGGCGGTGAATTTGGACTTCCTCATGGTCTTGCTATCTCAATTGCTATGCAGCATGTTATTCGCTACAATGGCGTTGCAGGAAATGTGAAACGTTCTGTTTACCCGCGTTATGAAGAATACCGTGCCCAACGTGATTATGCGGATATTGCTCGCGCTCTTGGACTTAAAGGGAAAGATGATGCAGAATTGGTTGAAGCACTCTGTGCACGTATTGATCAATTAATGCATGCTGTAGATGTTGAGCCTAAGTTATCTGCTAATGGGGTTACTAAGAAGGCTTTTGATGCAGCTGTTGATAGATTGGCAAGCTTGGCTTATGATGATCAATGTACACCAGCTAATCCACGTCAGCCTTACATTGAAGAGATGAAGCAGCTCTTGATTGATCAGTTCTAAGTTGATATCGTTTAGCAGTCAGGCCCGCTTATGCGGGCTTTTTTTGCCTCTCGAAAACCACTAGCTATGCTAGTAGTTCCGGAAACTTTTAGCGTAGTAAGAAAAGAACCTCCTAAAATGATAAGATAGAAGTGGTTTCCCCGCCACTACTAAACATCACAAAGGGGATAGCTCATGAGAGAGGCTAATGAAAGTTTATCACATACAAAGTGGAATTGTTCTACCATATTGTTTTCGCACTCAAGTATCATCGTCAAATCATTTATGGCAGATACAAAACCAGTATCGGAAGAATTATCTGGGACTTATGTGAACGCAAAGGCGTGACCATTCATGAAGCGAATGCCTGTTCCGATCATATTCATATGCTTGTCAGTATCGCTTCCAAATTCAGTGTTTCGTCTTTCATGGGATATTTAAAGGGAAAGAGCAGCTTGATGATTTTTGATAAGCATGCGAACTTAAAATACAAATATGGCAATCGAAGTTTTGGTGTAGAGGCTATTATGTAGATACGATAGGTCGTAACCAGAAAGTGATAGCTGAATAGATACAAAATCAATTACAAGAAGACAGAGTAGCAGACCAGCTCACTTTATTCGAGGGAGTAGATCCGTTTACTGATGAAATGAAGAAGAAGTAAGTCGAGGTGCTTTAGCAGCTGCTCGGGAAAGAGGTGCGAGGAAGAGCTATTTCGGTGGGCCTTTGGCCCTGACCGGTAGAAGTGGCTTACAGTCGCAGAACAAACCACCAGTTCACACTGGTGGTTTTGATTGTTAGCCTATCTTATTTTCCCAAAGCTTGTGTAAAACTTCTATTAAACAGCAAAAAGTAATCTTTTCCTTAGGACACATAATGTAAAATTAGCTGGTAATGATAGTTTCAGAACATCAAAAATGACCGTTTAAGACAAAATAGCTACCATTTAGGATATTTTGCTCTATTTTGAAAATAAATTGTTATACTAAAGATGTTGGTTGCACAACTAGACAATATTTAAAATGAAAAAGGGGTGTTTATCATATGGATACACAGGCATTTGAACAATTTGATGTAATGGACAGCCAAACACTTTCAACTGTTGAAGGTGGGAAGGTATCGGGTGGAGAAGCAGTCGCGGCAATTGGAATATGTGCAACTGCTTCAGCAGCAATTGGAGGACTGGCAGGTGCGACTCTTGTTACCCCATATTGTGTAGGCACTTGGGGACTCATTCGATCTCATTAAAGAATTAAATGGAATGGAGAATTAATACCATGGAATTAAATGTAAATAATTATAAAAGTTTAACTAATGATGAATTGTCAGAAGTTTTTGGTGGAGATAAACAAGCTGCTGATACGTTTCTTTCAGCGGTAGGAGGAGCTGCATCAGGATTCACCTATTGTGCGTCAAATGGTGTGTGGCACCCATATATTCTTGCTGGATGTGCTGGAGTTGGTGCGGTTGGATCTGTAGTTTTTCCACACTAAATTGATATAATGGTGGGCAATGTCAATTCAGGGCGAGATTTCTGAATGGGTACAGTGGCATTGTCCATTTTTCGTCCAATAGAATTTTTTATTTAAGCTGGGCTATAACTATTAGAATATTAAGTATTGACTTATATACTGTTAAAAAGATTTATATTATATAATGTCGAATTTCAAGAGAGGGAAAAAATAAGATGAAGAAATTAGAGCGTATCTCCACAAAGATTTTGCGTTGGGCCTATTTAATCTTAACAACCATAGTTTTTGTAGCTGCTCTGATAATATATAATTGGTTATATTATGGGAAATCCATGCTTTTTTGGTTACCAGCAGTTCTGGTATTATTAGTAACTGCTTTGTTAGCCTACTTGGTAAAAAAGCAATTGGAAGCGAGGCTTGAGCCCTTATTAATTTTCAATACACTTCAGCAAATTATTGGTGTATTAATCGCCTTAGCTGTAGGCCTTTTTGCACTGGCATACAAAGCATTAAATACTAAAATTAATGATGGTAATGAGGTCTATTGGATACTTTTTGCTGCCATCTTACTCATCTTTTCTTGGAATGCTGTTGAACTCTATAAAGAGCTAAAAAGAAGAAGCAAGAATAAGTAAAGCTAAGGCCGAAGCCTAATAGTTGTCTTAAATATTCTGTTATTATCGTAATTCTTATTGCTTCTACTAATTATGGAGGAGGATTAACTATGATAGTTAATTTTTATCAATACAAAGAACTGTCTAATGTAAAATTATCAGCCATTAAGAACATCGGCAACCGCTTGAAAAGTTGTCTTTAAAAGCGAATCAATTATAATTACAAGAAAACGAAAGGAAAAGTTATTTATGAATCGTTACAACTCATTATTATCATTTTCAGTGCAGCTTTGTTGTTAGTAGCAGTGGTGGTACGTCTCAAGACTTATATAACAAGGTGTTCCAACCTACAGATATTATGACTAACAACTCCTAAAATGTCACATCTAGCCAACAACCTCACAACAGCGGCAGCGCAACAGAAACGGCTGAGCAATCAATTCTGCAGGTACAGGTGCGACACCAGATGATATCTCAATAAAGACCAGTGATCAACCGCAAACGAAAGAAGGAATGAAACCAGAAAAAGAAAAGTTGGATACTAATACTTTAATGAAAGTTGTCAATAAAGCTTTGTCACTTTTTGATAGGCTATTGATTAAGTTCGGAGCTTAAACCATTACTCGAAAAAATGCCCATTTTGAACATCTTTTTGGTAGTTGATCAACTGTAGTGGGTGACGAAAAATTAAGTCCTGGAGAGAACCAATCTGTACTGATCCCCAAAAGTTGTACTATTTATTATTTAAAGGATTGGACTTGTCAAGAAAAAGTAGACAGGAAGTTAAGTGAATTAGAGAGGGATGGTTTGATTAGTCGTAGAGATTATCAGCAGATGCCTCCTAAGGTCGTCTATTCTATAACAGACTATGGCCGTACTGCTAATACGATTATTGATGTCGTGTGCCATTGCAGAGAGGACAATATCAGGCGGCGTCAAATATTAGGCGAAGAAATTGACTTAACTTCGTACGATTTTTAAGAAGTGATTGTTCATTTATAAAAATAACATACATTAAGCTATACTTCCTATACTTCGATTTATATCAAGGTCTATGTTCATATGTAACGCAGAATTTATGACTGCGAAAGTGCAACAATTTTTAATAGAATATTAACTGATTTGTACGATATAGTAAAATTAAACATTATTCCAGTAGCCGTTTAAAAATTCTATTATGTTATGTAATAAATCATATCAGCTAAATATAGGGTAATATAATACCAAAAAAAGAAAATCAGTTGACGTTAATTGGCTATTTTGCTAAAATAAAAACTGTCGTAGAGACAAGAAACTTTTTCTTGGTTCTAGGATTCGCCAAAACCTAGGACTCAGATTAAGGATAAAAAGGAGAACTATTATGGCAATCTCAAAAGAGAAAAAAAATGAAATTATTAAACAATACGCGCGTCATGACGGTGACACAGGTTCAGTAGAGGTACAAGTTGCTGTCCTTACTTGGGAGATCAATCATCTTAATGAACATATTAAACAGCATAAAAAAGACCATGCAACTTACCGTGGATTGATGAAAAAGATCGGTCATCGCCGTAATCTTTTAGCTTACCTTCGCCGTACGGACGTTAATCGTTATCGTGATCTTATCAGCTCACTTGGACTTCGTCGTTAATTGGAGTGAGAAAGTGGCTTATAATATTAAGCGTAGCTTGATTAAATAAAAAAGCTGTCCATTAGGATGGCTTTTTTAGCTGTAGCAAGTCAACATATAGTATAGGACAGAAAAGGAAAATTTTAGGAATAAAACACGTTTTGAAACCTTTACAAATGCTATTGTAGTTATTGTTGTAATAGTTTTGGTGTTAGAATCATCAAAGCCTGTTGGTTCTATCGTGCGGGCTGAAATGGCTTTTTGAAGTTGTCATAATATCGAAAGAGTATTGGAGTTTAATTATAAGGTATAAAGTAAGATACCAATGATTCGACACTCATTTATAAACGCTAAAATAGATAATAAAGCCCTTGTTAGGTATCTAATCTTAGTAAGGGCTTTATAGTTGATAAGCTCAATAAGAAAGCATTGATTATGATGAGGACTCAAATATCGCTGGATGCCTACCTCTATTCCTTAGAAATTGAGGTTTTCTGGTAAATTTAGCTTTTTCTAGTCTTTTTCTTTTCCCTAAAAATATGTTAAAATAAACGAGATACGTGGTTTTGTGCAAAGTTAAGGGAGTAAGATAGAGCTGTACTGTTGTCAGTTATCGCTGGGATTGTTGAACTTTTGCCTAGCAATATCGTTGACGAGAAAAGCAATGGGATATGGTGCTGTATTTTTGATACATTGACGTTAGAGTGATAAGGCTTATTTCTTAAACTTTGTGGAAAACACGTAGACTAATTTTTCAGGAGAAACTTATGTCAAAACAAGTGTTTGAAACAATTTTTGCTGGCAAAAAGCTGGCTGTAGAAATCGGTCAGGTTGCCAAACAAGCCAATGGTGCTGCTTTGGTTCGTTATGGTGATTCAACGGTCTTGAGTGCTGCAGTTATGTCTAAAAAAATGTCCACAGGCGATTTCTTCCCACTTCAGATTAATTATGAAGAAAAAAGATACGCAGCTGGGAAATTCCCCGGTGGCTTTAACAAGCGTGAAGGCCGGCCATCAACCGATGCTACTTTAACGGCTCGCTTAATTGATCGTCCGATTCGTCCCATGTTTGCGGAAGGTTTTCGCAATGAAGTCCAAGTCATTAATACAGTTCTGTCTTATGATGCTGATGCGAGTGCTCCTATGGCGGCTATGTTTGGCAGTTCACTAGCACTTTCGATTTCAGATATTCCTTTTAATGGCCCGATTGCTGGGGTACAAGTTGCTTACCTTGATGGTCAATATGTTATTAATCCTACGGCTGAAGAAAAGAAAGCTTCACTTTTAGAATTGACTGTCGCCGGAACCAAGGAAGCCATCAATATGGTTGAGTCTGGTGCTAAGGAATTGTCAGAAGATATCATGCTTGAAGCCCTTCTCAAAGGACATAAAGCGGTACGTGAACTAATTGCTTTCCAAGAGGAAATTATAGCAGCTGTTGGTAAAGAAAAAGCTGAAGTTGAATTGTTACAGGTGGATGCTGATTTGCAGGCTGAAATTGTTGGAAAATACAATGCAGACCTTCAAAAGGCTGTCCAAATTGAGGAAAAGAAAGCCCGCGAAATTGCGACAGAAGCTGTCAAAGAGCACGTGACTGCTGAATATGAAGAACGCTATGCTGAACACGAGGAACATGACCGTATCATGCGCGACGTAGCTGAAATCCTTGAACAGATGGAACACGCAGAGGTTCGCCGTCTTATCACAGAAGACAAGGTTCGTCCTGACGGTCGTCGTGTTGATGAAATCCGTCCGCTTGATGCAGAGATTGATTTCTTGCCAAAAGTACATGGTTCAGGTCTCTTTACTCGTGGACAAACCCAAGCCTTGTCAGTGTTAACATTGGCTCCAATGGGAGATACCCAAATTGTGGACGGGCTTGACGAAGAATATAAAAAACGCTTCATGCATCATTATAATTTCCCGCAATATTCGGTTGGGGAAACGGGACGGTATGGAGCGCCAGGACGCCGAGAAATCGGTCATGGAGCTCTTGGTGAACGTGCTTTGGCTCAAGTTCTGCCAAGTTTGGAAGCATTTCCTTATGCCATTCGTTTGGTAGCTGAAGTGTTAGAATCAAACGGTTCCTCATCACAGGCTTCAATTTGTGCGGGAACGCTCGCTCTTATGGCTGGGGGTGTACCTATCAAAGCACCAGTTGCAGGTATTGCTATGGGACTTATCTCAGACGGCACTAACTATACCGTTTTGACCGATATCCAAGGACTAGAAGATCACTTCGGCGATATGGACTTTAAAGTTGCAGGTACCCGTGAAGGTATCACAGCTTTGCAAATGGATATTAAGATTGAGGGTATTACACCGCAGATTTTAGAAGAAGCTCTTGCCCAAGCTAAAAAAGCACGTTTTGAAATTCTTGATGTGATCGAAAAAGTCATTCCTGCACCACGTCTAGAATTAGCACCGACAGCACCTAAAATTGACACAATTAAAGTTGATGTTGATAAAATCAAGATTGTCATTGGCAAGGGCGGTGAAACCATTGATAAGATTATTGAAGAAACTGGCGTTAAGATTGATATTGATGAAGACGGTAATATTGCTATCTACTCTAGCGATCAAGAGGCTATCAATCGGACTAAGGAAATTATTGCAAGTTTGGTACGTGAAGCTAAGGTTGGTGAGATCTATGAAGCTGAAGTTGTCCGTATTGAGAAATTTGGTGCTTTTGTGCATCTTTTTGATAAGACAGATGCACTCGTTCACATCTCTGAAATAGCTTGGACCCGCACGAATAAAGTAGAAGATGTCTTGGCTGTTGGAGATAAGGTTACGGTCAAAGTTGTTAAGGTAGATGACAAAGGCCGTATTGATGCTTCCATGAAAGCTTTATTACCACGTCCGCCAAGATCTGAAAAGTCAAATAAGGAGGACCATCAATCTGTCAGACATCACGGTTCTCCTAAAGACGATAAAGGTAAAGAAAAATATGATAAATAAATTTAATAAAGAACTTGATATGGCACTCAGAAGTTTTATCAAGGAGCCTGATAATTTTTTAAATAGTTTGACGCTTGTTAATAGTCTTCATTCTTTCCCTGTTTTGGCTAGTGATCAGCCTTATGCCATCGCCCTTGATGGTCAAAAAGTGACGCCAGTCTTTACAGATACGGAAGATTTGAAACTTTTTAAAGCACAGCAAACGAGTGCCAGAAAGCAAAATTGGGTAGAGCGTCCTAGTCTGGATATTTTAGAAGAAGTTATTGTCAATCGCTTGAATGGGATAGTCTATAATATTAAAAGAACAGGCGATTTTGGAAATTCCACGATTTTCAAAAGTAATGAATTGGTGCAATTTATCAATAATTACACTGTTATTCTCAACACTGTTTTTAATGAGACCAATCAAGAAGCTGATATCTTAGATAAATATTATCTAGTACCAGCTTTCATTCATCCTAAAGATAATGATGATTTTGATAAGGGCTTTCCTACTATGTCAAATTCAGATGG
This region of Streptococcus mutans genomic DNA includes:
- the rpsO gene encoding 30S ribosomal protein S15 codes for the protein MAISKEKKNEIIKQYARHDGDTGSVEVQVAVLTWEINHLNEHIKQHKKDHATYRGLMKKIGHRRNLLAYLRRTDVNRYRDLISSLGLRR
- a CDS encoding Blp family class II bacteriocin, whose translation is MDTQAFEQFDVMDSQTLSTVEGGKVSGGEAVAAIGICATASAAIGGLAGATLVTPYCVGTWGLIRSH
- a CDS encoding SseB family protein, translating into MINKFNKELDMALRSFIKEPDNFLNSLTLVNSLHSFPVLASDQPYAIALDGQKVTPVFTDTEDLKLFKAQQTSARKQNWVERPSLDILEEVIVNRLNGIVYNIKRTGDFGNSTIFKSNELVQFINNYTVILNTVFNETNQEADILDKYYLVPAFIHPKDNDDFDKGFPTMSNSDGESYVPIFSNLPSFVKWYHDKEFGLPFREAQGVIMTWKIADIQESETKASTLGVVINPFDDKQIVVEWSGME
- a CDS encoding bacteriocin class II family protein — translated: MELNVNNYKSLTNDELSEVFGGDKQAADTFLSAVGGAASGFTYCASNGVWHPYILAGCAGVGAVGSVVFPH
- a CDS encoding winged helix-turn-helix transcriptional regulator: MGDEKLSPGENQSVLIPKSCTIYYLKDWTCQEKVDRKLSELERDGLISRRDYQQMPPKVVYSITDYGRTANTIIDVVCHCREDNIRRRQILGEEIDLTSYDF
- the pnp gene encoding polyribonucleotide nucleotidyltransferase translates to MSKQVFETIFAGKKLAVEIGQVAKQANGAALVRYGDSTVLSAAVMSKKMSTGDFFPLQINYEEKRYAAGKFPGGFNKREGRPSTDATLTARLIDRPIRPMFAEGFRNEVQVINTVLSYDADASAPMAAMFGSSLALSISDIPFNGPIAGVQVAYLDGQYVINPTAEEKKASLLELTVAGTKEAINMVESGAKELSEDIMLEALLKGHKAVRELIAFQEEIIAAVGKEKAEVELLQVDADLQAEIVGKYNADLQKAVQIEEKKAREIATEAVKEHVTAEYEERYAEHEEHDRIMRDVAEILEQMEHAEVRRLITEDKVRPDGRRVDEIRPLDAEIDFLPKVHGSGLFTRGQTQALSVLTLAPMGDTQIVDGLDEEYKKRFMHHYNFPQYSVGETGRYGAPGRREIGHGALGERALAQVLPSLEAFPYAIRLVAEVLESNGSSSQASICAGTLALMAGGVPIKAPVAGIAMGLISDGTNYTVLTDIQGLEDHFGDMDFKVAGTREGITALQMDIKIEGITPQILEEALAQAKKARFEILDVIEKVIPAPRLELAPTAPKIDTIKVDVDKIKIVIGKGGETIDKIIEETGVKIDIDEDGNIAIYSSDQEAINRTKEIIASLVREAKVGEIYEAEVVRIEKFGAFVHLFDKTDALVHISEIAWTRTNKVEDVLAVGDKVTVKVVKVDDKGRIDASMKALLPRPPRSEKSNKEDHQSVRHHGSPKDDKGKEKYDK